Proteins encoded in a region of the Photobacterium angustum genome:
- a CDS encoding NINE protein: MQENNTHSKIIGYLLWIFGFTGAHRFYYGKPVTGTIWFLTLGLFGIGWLIDLFLIPSMNRESDLRFASGEIDYNIAWLLLTFLGVFGVHRMYMGKWITGILYLCTFGFFLIGILIDFWTLNDQVSLENTKNKTV; the protein is encoded by the coding sequence ATGCAAGAGAATAACACGCACAGTAAAATCATTGGTTATCTACTCTGGATATTCGGCTTTACGGGCGCTCACCGCTTTTATTATGGCAAACCTGTAACAGGAACTATTTGGTTTTTAACCTTAGGTCTATTCGGTATTGGCTGGTTGATTGACTTGTTCTTAATTCCATCAATGAACAGAGAATCAGACTTGCGTTTTGCTAGTGGTGAAATTGATTATAATATCGCTTGGCTACTGCTTACTTTCCTTGGCGTGTTTGGCGTCCACCGTATGTACATGGGTAAATGGATCACTGGGATACTTTATCTTTGTACCTTTGGTTTCTTCCTAATAGGTATTCTTATCGATTTTTGGACGTTAAACGATCAAGTTTCTTTAGAAAATACCAAAAATAAAACTGTATAG
- a CDS encoding Tim44 domain-containing protein: protein MKRFFTVFALVFVVALSTPHAEAKKFGGGKSFGKSFKTAPMKKQQPQQTDTIRKQNSPASSSKKGLMGGLLGGLLAGGLLAAFFGGAFDGIQFMDILIIGVIAFVLFKLFKAMRANKGTPMGHRESYAGNSPRQQPQQAQQQYRQASGSQSQPQNGGFESTDSDVPFNLPPNFNMNSFLSGSRDHYRIIQGAWNHNELAKIKEYVSPALFTDLQAERAKLSGEQHTEVMYVDAELVRADYDANSAQLSIKFSGRYKDTQEGIEEDINDVWHLERDLKTPNAPWLIVGIQA, encoded by the coding sequence ATGAAACGCTTTTTTACCGTATTTGCTTTAGTGTTTGTGGTCGCATTGTCGACACCGCATGCTGAAGCAAAGAAATTTGGTGGTGGTAAGTCGTTTGGTAAAAGTTTTAAAACTGCGCCAATGAAAAAACAACAGCCACAACAAACAGATACTATTCGTAAACAAAACTCACCTGCGTCGTCGAGCAAAAAAGGCTTAATGGGTGGCCTATTAGGTGGCTTACTTGCTGGTGGCTTACTTGCTGCCTTCTTTGGTGGTGCATTTGATGGTATCCAATTTATGGATATTCTCATTATTGGTGTGATTGCATTTGTGTTGTTTAAATTATTTAAAGCAATGCGTGCGAACAAAGGCACTCCGATGGGGCATCGTGAATCTTACGCAGGAAATTCTCCTCGTCAGCAGCCACAACAAGCACAACAGCAATACCGTCAAGCGTCAGGTTCGCAGTCTCAACCACAAAATGGTGGTTTTGAGTCAACCGATAGTGATGTGCCATTTAATTTACCGCCTAACTTTAATATGAATTCATTTTTAAGTGGTTCTCGCGATCACTATCGTATTATTCAAGGCGCATGGAACCATAACGAATTAGCGAAAATCAAAGAATACGTATCACCTGCGTTATTTACAGATTTACAAGCTGAACGTGCCAAACTTTCAGGTGAGCAACATACTGAAGTAATGTACGTTGATGCTGAACTTGTACGTGCAGACTATGACGCGAATTCTGCACAGCTAAGTATTAAGTTCTCTGGTCGTTATAAAGATACCCAAGAAGGGATTGAAGAAGATATTAATGATGTGTGGCATTTAGAGCGAGATTTAAAAACGCCGAATGCACCATGGTTAATCGTTGGTATTCAAGCCTAA
- a CDS encoding TIGR02647 family protein, whose product MPYTQDIVEEMNLLVKFPIHSNMEGVKVHSDANPALVSAAQRLYAKGLVTQLDGGYLTHTGHQVAENAKIALRILTGKTTE is encoded by the coding sequence ATGCCATACACTCAAGATATTGTTGAAGAAATGAATCTATTAGTGAAATTCCCTATTCACAGCAACATGGAAGGGGTAAAAGTTCATAGTGATGCAAATCCAGCATTGGTTTCAGCTGCTCAACGTTTATACGCGAAAGGATTGGTTACTCAACTTGATGGTGGTTATTTAACACATACTGGGCATCAGGTGGCGGAAAACGCAAAAATTGCGCTACGCATTCTGACGGGGAAAACGACAGAATAA
- a CDS encoding YkgJ family cysteine cluster protein, translating to MECRLGCGACCIAPSISSSIPGMPNGKPAGVPCVQLNEQNLCKLFGKAERPAVCHHFKACPDVCGKTNEQALTIITELEQIT from the coding sequence ATGGAATGTCGTCTTGGCTGTGGTGCCTGCTGTATAGCTCCAAGTATCTCATCAAGCATACCTGGAATGCCCAACGGCAAACCTGCAGGTGTCCCTTGCGTTCAACTTAACGAGCAAAATTTATGTAAACTTTTTGGCAAAGCTGAACGCCCTGCTGTATGCCACCATTTTAAAGCTTGCCCTGATGTTTGCGGAAAAACCAATGAGCAAGCTTTAACGATAATTACAGAATTAGAGCAAATAACTTGA
- a CDS encoding YcgN family cysteine cluster protein, which translates to MTHFWQEKDLATMTDQEWESLCDGCGKCCLHKLIDDDTDDIYYTNVACSLLDNKTCSCKDYPNRFESGEECLKLTRDRIDEFVWLPETCAYRLLAEGKPLPEWHPLLTGSKEAMHKANESVRDKIVYEIDVIDWEDHITNHPLRR; encoded by the coding sequence ATGACGCATTTTTGGCAAGAAAAAGACTTAGCAACAATGACAGATCAGGAGTGGGAATCACTTTGTGACGGTTGTGGTAAGTGCTGTCTGCATAAGCTTATTGATGATGATACAGATGATATCTATTACACCAATGTGGCATGTAGTTTATTAGATAATAAAACATGCTCTTGCAAAGATTATCCTAATCGTTTTGAGTCCGGAGAAGAATGCTTAAAATTGACTCGTGATCGTATTGATGAGTTTGTTTGGCTTCCTGAAACGTGTGCATATCGTTTATTAGCAGAAGGAAAACCATTACCTGAGTGGCATCCACTGCTAACTGGTTCAAAAGAAGCAATGCATAAAGCCAACGAATCGGTACGCGATAAAATTGTGTACGAAATTGATGTGATTGATTGGGAAGATCACATCACAAACCATCCCTTACGTCGTTGA
- a CDS encoding MBL fold metallo-hydrolase: protein MNKHLIMAALCCYSSFSFAGFDVITLGAKGGIQDGNLTAFMLKSNTDNNYITLDAGSIVNGLIAATNKDAFSDMVAPISSPYTQEGYILTQKIQGYFISHAHLDHIAGLIIASPDDSKKPIYALPSVHQTISQDYFNWKAWPNFTSQGEGFKLGKYELAPLTINQWLPVANTELKVKAFPLSHSGAESTAFLFKNAANEVVIYLGDTGPDAVEKSTALDTIWQQIAPYIQQKKLKGIFIETSFSNSTPDKLLFGHLTPKWLLAELDSLAGYVGGEQPLKDLNVIITHIKHSLKKGTNPQTVIEQELNADNKLGVNFIFTEQGDRTLL from the coding sequence ATGAACAAACATTTAATTATGGCTGCACTGTGTTGCTATTCATCGTTCAGTTTTGCTGGGTTTGATGTTATTACACTTGGCGCTAAAGGTGGGATCCAAGACGGCAACCTAACCGCATTTATGCTGAAATCAAACACTGACAACAATTACATAACCTTAGATGCTGGTAGCATTGTCAATGGGCTTATCGCTGCGACCAATAAAGATGCGTTTAGTGACATGGTGGCACCTATATCCAGCCCTTACACCCAAGAAGGTTACATCCTAACCCAGAAAATTCAGGGCTACTTCATTAGTCATGCCCATCTTGATCACATTGCAGGACTTATTATTGCTTCGCCAGATGACAGCAAAAAACCTATTTATGCCCTTCCGTCTGTTCATCAAACTATCAGTCAAGATTATTTTAATTGGAAAGCATGGCCTAATTTTACGAGTCAAGGTGAAGGCTTTAAACTCGGCAAATATGAATTAGCACCACTGACTATCAATCAGTGGTTGCCCGTTGCCAATACCGAATTAAAAGTAAAAGCTTTTCCATTAAGCCATTCAGGCGCAGAATCTACCGCATTCTTATTTAAAAATGCCGCCAACGAAGTGGTCATTTATTTAGGGGATACTGGCCCTGACGCGGTAGAAAAAAGCACGGCGTTAGATACTATTTGGCAACAGATTGCACCGTATATTCAGCAAAAGAAATTAAAAGGGATCTTCATTGAGACCTCTTTTAGCAATAGCACACCAGATAAATTACTATTTGGTCACTTAACACCAAAATGGTTACTCGCAGAATTAGATTCATTGGCAGGCTATGTTGGTGGTGAACAACCATTAAAAGATCTTAATGTGATCATCACACACATTAAACACAGCTTAAAAAAAGGCACTAATCCACAAACCGTTATCGAACAAGAACTCAATGCAGATAATAAATTAGGCGTTAATTTTATTTTCACAGAGCAAGGCGATAGAACGCTGCTTTAA